One segment of Chthoniobacterales bacterium DNA contains the following:
- a CDS encoding response regulator transcription factor — protein MAEEVPPTKAAGKKSSAARRTARVLVVDGEAIVCEAIVQLIAGQTRLTVCGRLTEGRKLVQAVECNRPDLVLFDLMLKDCDGIETLKQFKILFPMVPVLVLCGRTDCASVERSMRAGAGGYVGKWETARELFEAIELVLAGEMRLNPKMQVLLLGRLLAPARLSAVGRSDPLQLTEGETRIFALIGAGLRMREIATRLGRSVKTIEAHREHIRIKLGLRNSAEVTERATHWLDHKT, from the coding sequence ATGGCAGAAGAAGTACCTCCCACGAAGGCTGCGGGGAAAAAGAGTTCCGCGGCCCGCCGCACCGCGCGTGTGCTGGTGGTGGATGGCGAGGCGATCGTGTGTGAGGCGATCGTGCAGCTCATCGCGGGGCAGACCCGGCTGACGGTATGCGGGAGGCTGACCGAGGGACGCAAGCTCGTCCAGGCCGTGGAATGCAACCGGCCCGATCTGGTGCTCTTTGACCTGATGTTAAAGGACTGCGATGGGATCGAGACGCTCAAGCAATTCAAGATCCTCTTTCCCATGGTGCCGGTGCTGGTGCTTTGCGGGCGCACCGATTGCGCAAGTGTCGAGCGCAGCATGCGGGCCGGCGCGGGGGGCTATGTGGGGAAATGGGAGACGGCGCGGGAGCTTTTCGAGGCGATCGAATTGGTGCTCGCAGGTGAGATGCGGCTGAACCCGAAGATGCAGGTGTTGCTCCTCGGGCGGCTGCTCGCCCCGGCGCGCCTATCGGCGGTTGGCCGTAGCGATCCTTTGCAACTGACTGAGGGAGAGACCCGGATTTTTGCGCTAATCGGCGCAGGCCTGCGGATGCGGGAGATCGCCACCCGGCTGGGTCGCAGCGTAAAGACGATCGAGGCCCACCGGGAACACATCAGGATCAAGCTCGGGCTTCGAAATAGCGCAGAGGTGACTGAGCGCGCCACGCACTGGCTGGACCACAAGACGTGA
- a CDS encoding isoprenylcysteine carboxylmethyltransferase family protein: MSLSLKLGLVYLASEVLLTTTRRSRSKTGTKQDKSTLGMIWVVIAVSITAGIFVARSRSLASGVIGLFDFPDRDWIRVLAVGLFAAGLAVRWWAIVTLGRFFTVDVVVEKDHEVVQRGPFRWVRHPSYSGVLLAFLGWALTLWNWVAMAIVLVPIFVAFVRRMNVEEDALSRALGERYAEYMRRTKRLVPFMY; encoded by the coding sequence GTGTCGCTGTCGCTAAAACTGGGGCTGGTTTATTTGGCGTCGGAGGTTTTGCTCACGACCACGAGGCGTTCGCGGAGCAAGACGGGGACGAAACAGGACAAGAGCACTCTGGGGATGATCTGGGTTGTGATCGCGGTGAGCATCACGGCGGGAATTTTCGTGGCCCGGTCGAGGTCGCTCGCGTCCGGCGTAATCGGGTTGTTCGATTTTCCGGACAGGGATTGGATTCGGGTATTGGCGGTGGGGTTGTTCGCGGCGGGCCTGGCGGTGCGGTGGTGGGCGATCGTGACCCTGGGGCGATTTTTTACCGTGGACGTGGTCGTCGAGAAAGACCATGAAGTGGTGCAGCGGGGGCCCTTCCGGTGGGTCCGGCATCCGTCGTATTCGGGGGTCCTGCTGGCGTTTCTAGGCTGGGCATTGACCCTGTGGAATTGGGTGGCGATGGCGATCGTGCTGGTGCCGATTTTCGTGGCGTTCGTTCGGCGAATGAATGTGGAGGAGGACGCGCTGTCGCGGGCGCTGGGAGAGCGGTACGCAGAATACATGAGGCGCACCAAGCGGCTCGTGCCATTCATGTACTGA